One genomic window of Candidatus Eisenbacteria bacterium includes the following:
- the prmC gene encoding peptide chain release factor N(5)-glutamine methyltransferase, whose translation MPRRFGRLGYAAAMPDWNVTDALAYARSQVAGASDTPHSDAAELVSRLLVVERGTLALEPARELSDGERAMLIAWCARRAGGEPVAYITGRAAFRSLDLAVSPSVLIPRPETEGLVEAVLQLLRSERDRWPRPRVADLGTGSGAIALAIAAEWPQAIVTATEWSDAALATAMRNAAELGLSSRVRFVAGEWFGALDADERFDLIVSNPPYIAESERDRLPPDVRDHEPAMALFSGADGLDALREIIDDAPRHLVTAGALALELDESRAQEVLAWFEGAHDWSGARVVADLAGRPRVLIARRERGPAIAPAQWGEQR comes from the coding sequence ATGCCTCGTCGTTTCGGGCGGCTCGGCTATGCTGCCGCCATGCCGGATTGGAACGTCACCGATGCGCTGGCCTACGCTCGATCCCAAGTCGCAGGTGCCAGCGACACACCTCACTCGGACGCCGCAGAGCTGGTGAGCCGGCTGTTGGTGGTCGAGCGCGGCACGCTCGCTCTCGAGCCCGCGCGCGAACTCAGCGATGGCGAGCGCGCCATGCTGATCGCGTGGTGTGCGCGACGCGCCGGTGGCGAGCCGGTCGCCTACATCACGGGGCGTGCGGCGTTTCGGAGCCTTGATCTCGCGGTCAGCCCTTCGGTACTGATTCCGCGCCCGGAGACCGAAGGGCTGGTCGAGGCCGTGCTGCAACTGCTGCGCTCCGAGCGCGACCGCTGGCCGCGCCCGCGCGTCGCCGACCTGGGCACCGGCTCAGGCGCGATCGCACTCGCGATCGCCGCTGAATGGCCACAGGCGATCGTCACGGCGACCGAATGGAGCGATGCGGCGCTCGCAACGGCCATGCGCAACGCCGCGGAGCTGGGCTTGAGTTCGCGAGTGCGCTTCGTCGCGGGTGAGTGGTTCGGCGCGCTCGATGCGGACGAGCGATTCGATCTGATCGTGAGCAATCCGCCGTACATCGCCGAATCGGAACGCGATCGCCTGCCGCCCGATGTGCGCGACCACGAGCCGGCGATGGCGTTGTTCTCGGGCGCCGACGGCCTCGATGCGCTGCGCGAGATCATCGACGACGCTCCGCGGCACCTGGTCACGGCCGGAGCGCTCGCGCTCGAACTCGACGAGTCGCGTGCGCAGGAAGTGCTGGCATGGTTCGAAGGTGCCCACGACTGGTCCGGGGCGCGAGTCGTCGCGGACCTCGCCGGCCGCCCGCGCGTTCTGATCGCACGCCGCGAGCGCGGTCCGGCGATCGCGCCCGCACAGTGGGGCGAGCAGCGCTAG
- a CDS encoding SDR family NAD(P)-dependent oxidoreductase — translation MSEYPSLNGRVALVTGANRGLGLAVARAVAQCGARVLLAARDPAAAAAAVVTALSGTSLAIEAVTLDVANDASVAALAAREPRVDVLINNAGVLEDQDVPGLEVGLDRVRHAFEVHAVGALHLIQRFAPGMRSRGWGRIVNVSSDWGSLAHMESHHLAYRMSKTALNAVTRSLAHELRGTGVLVNALNPGWVRTRMGGATATLTPEQAAGTVMWLATLPKDGPSGEFFNSRREPLAW, via the coding sequence ATGAGCGAATACCCATCGCTGAACGGACGCGTGGCGCTCGTCACCGGCGCCAATCGCGGACTCGGGCTGGCGGTCGCGCGGGCAGTGGCGCAGTGCGGTGCGCGGGTGTTGCTGGCCGCGCGAGATCCTGCCGCGGCCGCAGCCGCTGTGGTGACCGCACTGTCCGGCACCTCACTCGCGATCGAGGCCGTCACTCTGGATGTCGCGAACGACGCGAGCGTCGCGGCGCTCGCCGCACGCGAGCCCCGGGTCGACGTGCTGATCAACAACGCGGGAGTGCTCGAGGATCAGGACGTGCCGGGACTCGAGGTGGGACTCGATCGAGTTCGGCATGCATTCGAGGTTCACGCAGTCGGCGCGCTCCACCTGATCCAGCGCTTCGCCCCCGGCATGCGCTCGCGTGGCTGGGGCCGCATCGTCAACGTGTCGAGCGACTGGGGATCGCTGGCGCACATGGAGTCGCATCACCTCGCCTATCGCATGAGCAAGACCGCTCTGAACGCGGTGACGCGCTCGCTGGCCCACGAGCTGCGCGGTACCGGAGTGCTGGTCAACGCGCTCAATCCCGGCTGGGTGCGCACGCGCATGGGTGGCGCGACCGCCACGCTCACGCCCGAACAGGCCGCGGGAACGGTGATGTGGCTGGCGACGCTTCCCAAGGACGGCCCGAGCGGCGAGTTCTTCAACAGTCGTCGCGAGCCGCTCGCGTGGTGA
- a CDS encoding sulfurtransferase — translation MSNPSTVAPIASRGYARPDVLVTTEWVADHLTDPTLRIVESNEDSLLYPSNHIPGAVQVDWAADLNDPVRRDYLDRASFESLMARIGVTRETTVVFYGDKNNWWACYAFWVFQLFGHSKARVMDGGRLKWEQEKRAMTREVPSYAATSYAAPERDDRTIRAFRDQVLAHATAGLPMVDVRSPQEFSGERTHMAEYPQEGVLRGGHIPGAKSVPWARAMNTTDGTFKTADELRAIYEGEIGLKAADDVVAYCRIGERSSLTWFVLTYLLGYAKVRNYDGSWTEWGNSVGLPIEKG, via the coding sequence ATGTCCAATCCTTCGACCGTCGCCCCGATCGCGTCGCGCGGCTACGCCCGCCCCGACGTGCTCGTCACCACCGAATGGGTCGCCGACCACCTGACCGACCCCACGCTGCGCATCGTCGAGTCCAACGAAGACTCGCTGCTCTACCCGAGCAACCACATTCCGGGTGCCGTGCAGGTCGACTGGGCCGCCGATCTCAACGATCCGGTGCGCCGCGACTATCTCGACCGCGCGAGCTTCGAGTCGCTCATGGCTCGCATCGGTGTGACGCGCGAGACCACTGTGGTGTTCTACGGCGACAAGAACAACTGGTGGGCGTGTTACGCGTTCTGGGTGTTCCAGCTGTTCGGACATTCGAAGGCGCGCGTCATGGACGGTGGACGGCTCAAGTGGGAGCAGGAGAAGCGCGCCATGACCCGCGAGGTGCCGAGCTACGCGGCCACCTCCTACGCGGCACCCGAGCGCGACGATCGAACGATCCGCGCGTTTCGCGATCAGGTGCTCGCCCACGCCACGGCCGGGCTTCCGATGGTCGACGTGCGGAGCCCGCAGGAGTTCAGCGGCGAGCGCACGCACATGGCCGAGTATCCGCAGGAGGGCGTGCTGCGCGGTGGCCACATTCCGGGTGCGAAGAGCGTTCCGTGGGCACGCGCGATGAACACCACCGATGGCACGTTCAAGACTGCCGACGAACTGCGCGCGATCTACGAGGGCGAGATCGGCCTCAAGGCGGCGGACGACGTGGTGGCTTACTGCCGCATCGGTGAGCGATCGAGCCTCACCTGGTTCGTGCTCACCTATCTGCTCGGCTACGCGAAGGTGCGCAATTACGACGGCAGCTGGACCGAGTGGGGCAACTCGGTGGGACTGCCGATCGAGAAGGGTTGA
- a CDS encoding DUF1684 domain-containing protein — protein MNFSMIDLARRTCRARLAVISWTLAISIAAHGAAHAAARPVGPVRLSAAESDSLREVITNDRAETGKWLQSAATSYLATVLRRDFDGKFSLTVGSAADVDVRLRDEAIRPHHLRVTVIGDSFWVETVDAGATFAVGGRDTSSARLVPSTIKVGRYGLRLSHQRFPALIVFDPQSPRFKDYKGMSYYPIDLKWRFVVPLTPNPRPDTTIIESTRGNRRHAIHAGWFEFVANGKQCRLAATRLLEPGVGEHDLSVFFRDATTGKETYGVGRYLDPEPLGDGRYVLDFNLAYNPACAFSEHYNCPIPLRENRLPIAVRVGDRDPHYYEH, from the coding sequence ATGAACTTCTCGATGATCGACCTCGCCCGCCGCACGTGCCGCGCCCGACTCGCTGTCATTTCATGGACACTCGCGATCTCAATCGCTGCCCACGGCGCGGCCCACGCCGCAGCCCGACCGGTCGGACCCGTCCGGCTCTCGGCTGCCGAATCCGACTCGCTGCGCGAGGTCATCACGAACGACCGAGCGGAAACCGGGAAGTGGCTCCAGTCCGCGGCGACTTCGTATCTCGCCACGGTGCTGCGCCGTGACTTCGACGGGAAGTTCTCGCTGACCGTCGGCAGCGCCGCGGATGTCGACGTGCGGCTCAGAGACGAAGCGATCCGGCCGCATCACCTGCGCGTCACCGTGATCGGCGACTCGTTCTGGGTCGAAACCGTCGACGCGGGTGCGACGTTCGCGGTCGGAGGCCGCGATACCTCGAGCGCCAGGCTCGTACCTTCGACCATCAAAGTCGGACGCTATGGCCTGCGACTCTCGCACCAGCGCTTTCCCGCCTTGATCGTGTTCGACCCCCAGAGCCCGCGCTTCAAGGACTATAAGGGGATGAGCTACTACCCGATCGATCTGAAGTGGCGCTTCGTGGTCCCGCTCACACCGAACCCGCGGCCGGACACCACGATCATCGAGTCGACGCGGGGCAATCGGCGGCACGCGATCCATGCCGGCTGGTTCGAATTCGTCGCCAACGGCAAGCAGTGCCGGCTCGCGGCCACACGACTGCTGGAGCCGGGCGTCGGCGAGCACGACTTGAGCGTGTTCTTCCGCGACGCGACGACCGGCAAGGAGACCTACGGAGTCGGTCGCTATCTCGACCCGGAGCCGCTCGGCGACGGGCGCTACGTGCTCGACTTCAACCTGGCCTACAACCCGGCGTGCGCGTTCTCGGAGCACTACAACTGCCCGATCCCGCTGCGCGAGAACCGGCTGCCGATCGCGGTGCGGGTCGGCGACCGCGATCCGCACTACTACGAGCACTGA
- the murA gene encoding UDP-N-acetylglucosamine 1-carboxyvinyltransferase has translation MDAFVIQGRRKLEGRVEVSGAKNAALPVMAATLLTPAVHTLRNVPLLSDTRTMARVLETLGARVEFRGNTCRIDTSNVSSLEAPYDLVRTMRASIYVLGPLLARFGAARVSLPGGCAWGPRPVNLHLDGLNAMGAALEIEHGYIVGKDVKLKGASYTFENVSVGATAQLMMAAVLANGDTTIDNAAIEPDITQLGEVLTQCGANIEGVGTRRMVIHGVKHLTPIDTTIIPDRIEAATFLAAAAITGGTLTVERCEPAHMAAAIHKFEQAGCEVLPGSREITIRGPVRLGAVDVTTAPFPGFPTDVQAQMMSVMAMADGTSVMTDTVYLDRFTHVPELQRLGADIKLDHNVAVIRGVDRLQGCPVMATDIRASAALVLAALAAEGETRISRIYHLDRGHEKFDERLKKLGAEIERVKE, from the coding sequence ATGGACGCCTTCGTCATTCAAGGACGTCGCAAGCTCGAAGGCCGCGTCGAAGTGAGTGGTGCGAAGAACGCGGCGCTTCCCGTGATGGCGGCCACGCTGCTGACGCCGGCGGTCCACACGCTTCGCAACGTCCCGCTGCTGTCCGACACGCGCACCATGGCGCGCGTCCTCGAGACGCTGGGTGCTCGGGTCGAGTTTCGCGGCAACACGTGCAGGATCGACACCTCGAACGTCAGCTCGCTCGAAGCACCGTACGATCTGGTGCGCACGATGCGCGCGAGCATCTACGTGCTCGGTCCGCTGCTCGCGCGGTTCGGCGCGGCGCGCGTGTCGCTGCCCGGCGGCTGTGCGTGGGGACCGCGTCCCGTGAACCTGCACCTCGATGGCCTGAACGCGATGGGCGCCGCACTCGAGATCGAGCACGGCTATATCGTCGGCAAGGACGTGAAGCTCAAGGGTGCCTCCTACACGTTCGAGAACGTGTCGGTGGGTGCCACGGCTCAGCTCATGATGGCGGCGGTGCTCGCGAACGGCGATACCACGATCGACAATGCGGCGATCGAGCCCGATATCACGCAGCTCGGCGAGGTGCTGACGCAGTGCGGCGCCAACATCGAGGGCGTGGGGACGCGCCGCATGGTCATTCACGGTGTGAAGCACCTGACCCCGATCGACACCACGATCATTCCAGATCGTATCGAGGCGGCCACCTTCCTGGCCGCTGCCGCGATCACCGGTGGCACGCTCACCGTCGAGCGCTGTGAACCCGCGCACATGGCGGCTGCGATTCACAAGTTCGAGCAGGCGGGCTGTGAAGTGCTGCCGGGCAGTCGCGAGATCACGATCCGCGGACCGGTGCGACTCGGCGCGGTGGACGTGACCACGGCGCCGTTCCCGGGATTCCCCACCGACGTTCAGGCGCAGATGATGTCGGTGATGGCCATGGCCGACGGCACCAGCGTCATGACCGATACCGTCTATCTCGATCGATTCACCCACGTTCCCGAGCTGCAGCGCCTCGGCGCCGACATCAAGCTCGATCACAACGTCGCGGTGATTCGCGGAGTCGATCGGCTGCAGGGCTGTCCGGTGATGGCGACCGACATTCGAGCCAGCGCGGCACTGGTGCTGGCGGCGCTGGCGGCCGAGGGGGAGACGCGGATTTCGCGCATCTATCACCTCGATCGCGGGCACGAGAAGTTCGACGAGCGCCTGAAGAAGCTGGGCGCCGAGATCGAGCGCGTGAAGGAGTAG
- a CDS encoding class I SAM-dependent methyltransferase: MSARPKLYDRAYFDRWYRRDRQGVGQRAFVRRKVRLALGIAEYLMQREVRSVLDVGAGEGAWRAHLLAERPRLRYTGVDASAYAIRRYGLTRNLHQARFGELAGLELRGPFDLVVCSDVLHYVPERELTAGLAAMGRWAGAVAWIEFFVSGDEFEGDRRELALRSARFYELRLARAGFTHCGLHAYATSPLADGLVTFERGREMSSR, from the coding sequence ATGTCCGCGCGCCCCAAGCTCTACGATCGCGCCTACTTCGACCGCTGGTACCGCCGCGACCGGCAAGGTGTCGGCCAGCGCGCATTCGTGCGCCGCAAGGTGCGACTGGCACTCGGGATCGCCGAGTACCTGATGCAGCGCGAGGTGCGCTCGGTGCTCGACGTGGGTGCCGGTGAGGGCGCGTGGCGCGCGCACCTGCTGGCCGAGCGACCGCGACTGCGCTACACCGGCGTCGATGCGAGTGCGTATGCGATCCGGCGCTACGGACTCACGCGCAACCTTCACCAGGCACGATTCGGCGAGTTGGCCGGGCTCGAGCTTCGTGGGCCATTCGACCTGGTGGTGTGCTCGGACGTGCTCCACTACGTGCCCGAGCGCGAGCTGACGGCCGGACTCGCTGCGATGGGGCGATGGGCCGGGGCGGTCGCCTGGATCGAGTTCTTCGTCAGCGGCGACGAGTTCGAGGGCGATCGTCGCGAGCTGGCGCTTCGCAGTGCGCGCTTCTATGAACTCCGACTCGCGCGTGCGGGCTTCACGCATTGCGGGCTCCATGCCTACGCGACCTCTCCGCTCGCCGACGGCCTCGTGACCTTCGAGCGCGGAAGGGAGATGTCCTCGAGATGA